A single genomic interval of Sinorhizobium garamanticum harbors:
- a CDS encoding ABC transporter ATP-binding protein, whose translation MLRAIVTIFENWIKPFAPRERLQPPKSLWGFAWFYASQAKGPFVAMAVLGGLVAMLEAGLFYFVGRLVDVLDTVKPEAGWSGLISTNGPELLFMLLTVLVFRFLAVALAALVEEQAIITGFLNLVRWQSYVHVARQSLTFFQNDFSGRIVTKVWSGAQATSDLIVSLLQVVWFIVIYTASTMALIAQLDWRLAAMVAFWIVVFLALARYFVPRVRKHARETAEMASMLNGRMVDAYSNIQTLKLFGSDEENDRYIRAGFDRFQGAVIPFTRLLTAVRSSLALLSGLMIAAIAVYSIHLWLAGAVSSGAVAFTLALVLRLNMLLGRMMSQFNAIMRNIGTMQNSAELVSQSIGLVDRPGAPDLKVHRPEIRFEHVKFHYGKGGGVIDDFSLTIRPGEKVGIVGRSGAGKSTLVNLLLRFYDLEGGRILIDGQDIAAIRQESLRAHVGMVSQDTSLLHRSIRDNILFGRPGANEQQLIEAARKAEAYEFIVNLVDQRGRKGFDAHVGERGVKLSGGQRQRIAIARVMLKDAPILVLDEATSALDSEVEAAIQSNLERLMEGKTVLAIAHRLSTIAALDRLVVMDRGRILEDGTHAELIARGGLYADLWSRQSGGFLAREEAAE comes from the coding sequence ATGCTGCGGGCCATCGTCACCATCTTCGAGAACTGGATCAAGCCGTTCGCGCCGCGGGAGAGGCTGCAGCCACCAAAATCGCTGTGGGGTTTCGCCTGGTTCTACGCAAGCCAGGCGAAGGGGCCGTTCGTTGCCATGGCGGTGCTCGGCGGCCTTGTGGCGATGCTGGAAGCCGGACTTTTCTATTTCGTCGGCCGGCTGGTCGATGTCCTCGACACGGTGAAGCCGGAGGCCGGGTGGAGCGGCCTGATTTCCACCAATGGACCGGAACTGCTCTTCATGCTGTTGACGGTGTTGGTGTTCCGCTTTCTCGCCGTTGCGCTCGCCGCGCTCGTCGAGGAACAGGCGATCATCACCGGCTTTCTCAACCTGGTGCGCTGGCAATCCTATGTCCACGTAGCGCGCCAGTCGCTGACCTTCTTCCAGAACGACTTTTCCGGCCGCATCGTCACGAAGGTCTGGTCCGGCGCGCAGGCCACGAGCGACCTCATCGTCTCGCTCCTCCAGGTCGTCTGGTTCATCGTCATCTACACGGCCTCGACCATGGCGCTGATCGCCCAGCTCGACTGGCGGCTCGCGGCAATGGTGGCATTCTGGATTGTGGTCTTCCTTGCGCTTGCCCGCTATTTCGTCCCCCGTGTGCGCAAGCATGCCCGCGAGACGGCCGAGATGGCGTCGATGCTCAATGGTCGCATGGTCGATGCCTATTCGAATATCCAGACGCTGAAGCTCTTCGGCAGTGATGAGGAGAACGACCGCTATATTCGCGCCGGCTTCGACCGGTTCCAGGGAGCGGTGATCCCTTTCACACGGTTGCTGACGGCCGTGCGGTCGTCGTTGGCGCTGCTGTCCGGCCTGATGATTGCGGCGATTGCCGTCTATTCGATCCATCTGTGGCTCGCTGGCGCCGTCAGTTCCGGGGCGGTTGCGTTCACGCTGGCGCTGGTCCTGCGCCTCAACATGCTGCTCGGCCGCATGATGTCGCAGTTCAACGCGATCATGCGCAATATCGGCACGATGCAGAATTCCGCCGAGCTCGTCTCCCAGTCGATCGGGCTTGTCGACCGCCCAGGTGCGCCTGATCTGAAGGTGCACCGACCGGAGATCCGCTTCGAGCACGTGAAATTCCACTACGGAAAAGGCGGCGGCGTCATCGACGATTTCTCGCTCACCATTCGGCCAGGCGAGAAGGTCGGCATCGTTGGTCGGTCCGGTGCGGGCAAGTCGACGCTCGTCAACCTGCTGCTGCGCTTCTACGATCTCGAGGGTGGCCGCATTCTGATCGACGGCCAGGACATCGCCGCGATCCGTCAGGAATCATTGCGCGCCCATGTCGGCATGGTCAGCCAGGACACCTCGCTTCTGCACCGGTCGATCCGCGACAACATCCTCTTCGGACGGCCCGGCGCGAATGAACAGCAGTTGATTGAAGCAGCCCGCAAGGCGGAGGCATACGAATTCATCGTAAACCTGGTGGATCAGCGTGGCCGAAAGGGTTTCGACGCGCATGTCGGCGAACGCGGCGTCAAGCTTTCCGGCGGCCAGCGGCAGCGAATAGCGATTGCCCGTGTCATGCTGAAGGATGCGCCAATTCTCGTTCTCGACGAGGCGACCTCCGCGCTCGATTCCGAAGTCGAGGCCGCCATCCAGTCGAATCTGGAGCGCCTGATGGAGGGCAAGACGGTGCTCGCGATTGCCCATCGGCTGTCCACGATCGCCGCACTCGACCGACTAGTCGTAATGGACAGGGGACGCATCTTAGAGGATGGCACCCATGCGGAGCTGATTGCGCGCGGCGGGCTCTATGCCGACCTCTGGTCGCGTCAGTCGGGCGGTTTTCTGGCGCGCGAAGAAGCGGCGGAATAG
- the petA gene encoding ubiquinol-cytochrome c reductase iron-sulfur subunit yields MSEHDTSSETLGEPTRRDFLYLATGMAGVVGATAAAWPFIDQMRPDASTLALASIEVDVSSLQPGMSLTAKWRGKPVFIRNRTDKEVEDAKAVPLEDLKDPVARNANLADDAAANDLDRSAGEGKENWIVMIGSCTHLGCVPLGQAGDFGGWFCPCHGSHYDTAGRIRKGPAPENLPVPTFSFVSDTVIKIG; encoded by the coding sequence GTGAGCGAACACGACACTTCAAGCGAGACCTTGGGCGAGCCCACTCGCCGCGATTTCCTTTACCTGGCCACGGGCATGGCCGGCGTCGTCGGCGCCACTGCCGCCGCCTGGCCGTTCATCGACCAGATGCGCCCCGACGCATCGACGCTCGCGCTCGCTTCGATCGAGGTCGATGTTTCCAGCCTGCAGCCCGGCATGTCGCTGACGGCGAAATGGCGCGGCAAGCCGGTCTTCATCCGCAACCGCACGGACAAGGAAGTGGAAGACGCCAAGGCCGTTCCTCTGGAAGATCTCAAGGACCCGGTTGCGCGCAATGCCAATCTTGCTGACGACGCCGCGGCCAACGATCTCGACCGGTCGGCCGGCGAGGGCAAGGAAAACTGGATCGTCATGATCGGTTCCTGCACCCATCTCGGCTGCGTTCCGCTCGGTCAGGCCGGTGATTTCGGTGGCTGGTTCTGTCCCTGCCACGGCTCGCACTACGACACGGCCGGCCGTATCCGCAAAGGCCCGGCACCGGAAAACCTCCCTGTGCCGACCTTCTCGTTTGTTTCCGACACAGTTATCAAGATCGGTTGA
- a CDS encoding cytochrome b, which translates to MSADHSTYTPTTGIEKWVDSRLPLPRLVHDSFVSYPVPRNLNYAYTFGAMLSVMLVVQILTGIVLAMHYAAETSVAFNSVEKIMRDVNHGWLLRYLHANGASFFFIAVYLHIARGLYYGSYKAPREILWILGVVIYLLMMATGFMGYVLPWGQMSFWGATVITGFFSAFPLVGEWIQQFLLGGFAVDQPTLNRFFSLHYLLPFMIAGVVVLHIWALHVVGQTNPTGVEVKSKTDTVPFTPYATLKDALGVSVFLIVYAWFVFYMPNFLGHPDNYIPADALKTPAHIVPEWYYLPFYAMLRAITFNIGPIDSKLGGVLVMFGSILVLFFLPWLDTSKVRSAVYRPWYKLFFWIFVANAIMLGWLGSRPAEGLYVVMSQLGTLYYFAFFLVIMPVLGLIETPKRIPNSITEAVLEKQNAKAQPATVRA; encoded by the coding sequence ATGAGTGCTGATCATTCAACCTACACGCCAACGACAGGCATCGAGAAGTGGGTTGATTCCCGTCTTCCGCTGCCGCGCCTGGTTCACGACTCGTTCGTCTCCTATCCGGTTCCGCGCAACCTGAACTACGCCTACACCTTCGGCGCCATGCTGTCGGTGATGCTGGTCGTCCAGATCCTGACCGGCATTGTGCTGGCCATGCACTATGCGGCCGAAACGTCCGTCGCCTTCAATTCGGTCGAAAAGATCATGCGTGACGTCAACCACGGCTGGCTGTTGCGCTACCTGCATGCCAATGGTGCGTCGTTCTTCTTCATCGCGGTCTATCTCCACATCGCCCGCGGGCTCTACTACGGTTCCTACAAGGCACCGCGCGAGATCCTCTGGATCCTTGGCGTCGTCATCTATCTTCTGATGATGGCAACTGGTTTCATGGGCTACGTTCTGCCTTGGGGTCAGATGTCCTTCTGGGGCGCGACCGTTATCACTGGCTTCTTCTCGGCATTCCCGCTGGTGGGTGAGTGGATCCAGCAGTTCCTGCTTGGCGGCTTCGCCGTCGATCAGCCGACGCTGAACCGCTTCTTCTCGCTGCACTATCTGCTGCCCTTCATGATCGCAGGCGTCGTCGTCCTGCACATCTGGGCTCTGCATGTAGTCGGCCAGACCAACCCGACCGGCGTCGAAGTGAAGTCGAAGACCGACACGGTCCCCTTCACGCCCTATGCAACGCTGAAGGATGCGCTCGGCGTATCGGTGTTCCTGATCGTCTACGCCTGGTTCGTCTTCTACATGCCGAACTTCCTCGGCCATCCGGACAACTATATTCCGGCTGATGCGCTGAAGACCCCGGCTCACATCGTTCCGGAATGGTACTACCTGCCGTTCTACGCGATGCTGCGCGCCATCACATTCAACATCGGACCGATCGACTCCAAGCTTGGCGGCGTTCTGGTGATGTTCGGCTCGATCCTCGTCCTGTTCTTCCTGCCCTGGCTCGACACGTCCAAGGTCCGCTCGGCCGTCTACCGCCCGTGGTACAAGCTGTTCTTCTGGATCTTCGTGGCTAACGCGATCATGCTCGGCTGGCTGGGTTCGCGCCCCGCAGAAGGCCTCTATGTCGTGATGTCGCAGCTCGGCACGCTGTACTACTTCGCCTTCTTCCTCGTCATCATGCCGGTTCTCGGCCTGATCGAAACGCCAAAGCGCATTCCAAACTCCATCACTGAAGCGGTGCTGGAAAAGCAGAATGCAAAGGCGCAGCCGGCAACCGTACGCGCTTGA
- a CDS encoding cytochrome c1, producing the protein MKKLVKGILSLAVVAGLGLGAAVAQEPAGGEEHATTGTPHFPIHKPEQQDWTFAGLFGHYDKGQLQRGLKVYTEVCSACHSMNLVAFRTLEDLGYSEAQVKAFAANYEVQDGPNADGEMFTRKAVPSDHFPSPFPNKEAAAAANNGAAPPDFSLIAKARGIERGFPQFVFDMFWPYQEGGPDYIHALLTGYQEPPEGVEVDEGTHYNPYFANAAALAMAPPIADDQVTYDDGTPQTVDQYARDVSAFLMWAAEPHLEDRKRTGFMVMVFLLIFTGLIYLTKKSVYANKKH; encoded by the coding sequence ATGAAAAAGCTTGTTAAAGGCATTCTGTCACTCGCTGTCGTCGCCGGTCTCGGCTTGGGCGCTGCCGTCGCCCAGGAACCGGCAGGCGGGGAGGAGCATGCCACCACCGGCACGCCGCACTTCCCGATCCACAAGCCGGAACAGCAGGATTGGACCTTTGCCGGCCTCTTCGGCCACTACGACAAGGGCCAGCTGCAGCGCGGCCTCAAGGTCTACACCGAAGTCTGTTCTGCCTGCCACTCGATGAACCTCGTTGCTTTCCGTACCCTCGAGGATCTCGGCTATTCCGAGGCTCAGGTGAAGGCGTTCGCGGCAAACTACGAAGTTCAGGACGGACCGAACGCGGACGGCGAAATGTTCACCCGCAAGGCCGTTCCGTCTGATCACTTCCCGTCGCCCTTCCCGAACAAGGAAGCAGCGGCTGCCGCCAACAACGGCGCCGCACCGCCGGACTTTTCGTTGATCGCGAAGGCACGCGGCATCGAGCGCGGTTTCCCGCAGTTCGTCTTCGACATGTTCTGGCCCTATCAGGAAGGCGGACCGGACTACATCCATGCGCTGCTGACCGGTTATCAGGAGCCGCCGGAAGGCGTTGAGGTCGATGAGGGAACGCATTACAACCCGTACTTCGCGAACGCCGCAGCGCTGGCCATGGCCCCGCCGATCGCCGACGACCAGGTCACCTATGACGACGGCACGCCGCAGACGGTGGACCAATACGCCCGGGACGTCTCGGCATTCCTGATGTGGGCGGCCGAGCCGCATCTCGAAGATCGCAAGCGCACCGGCTTCATGGTCATGGTGTTCCTGCTCATCTTCACCGGCCTCATCTACCTGACGAAGAAGTCGGTTTACGCAAACAAGAAACATTGA
- a CDS encoding VOC family protein, with protein MKPRIKVLTLGVNDLEKSLAFYRDGMGLPTEGIVGQQFEDGAVVFFHMGEDLILALFPTTSLAKDAKITAPPVRLGAVSIGHIVKSKEEVDAVMKQAENAGAVITDPAHERVWGGYSGYFHDPDGHLWEIVWNPQWTVAD; from the coding sequence ATGAAGCCGCGGATCAAAGTCCTTACCCTTGGCGTGAACGATCTCGAAAAGTCTCTTGCCTTTTATCGCGACGGAATGGGACTGCCGACGGAGGGGATTGTCGGGCAGCAATTCGAGGATGGTGCGGTGGTCTTCTTCCATATGGGCGAGGACCTGATTCTGGCACTGTTCCCGACAACTTCGCTTGCGAAGGACGCGAAGATAACTGCGCCACCAGTGCGGCTCGGTGCGGTGTCGATCGGGCACATCGTCAAATCGAAAGAAGAGGTCGATGCCGTCATGAAGCAGGCTGAGAACGCCGGCGCAGTCATCACCGATCCGGCGCATGAACGCGTCTGGGGCGGCTATTCGGGTTATTTCCACGACCCGGACGGCCATCTCTGGGAGATCGTCTGGAACCCGCAATGGACGGTAGCCGATTGA